gtttcattcctgtgtggattctctggtgtattgtgaggtttaccttccgaattaaacttttattacactcagtgcagtgaaagggtttcattttCTCTGGTGTATTTTGAGGtttcccttctgactgaagcatttattacactcagtgcagtgaaagggctTCATTCCCGTGTGGAGTCTCTGGTGTACTGTGAACTTTGTCCTCCaactgaaacttttattacactcagtgtagtgaaagggtttcattcctgtgtggattttctggtgtatgttgaggtttcccttctgactgaagcttttattacactcagaacagttaaagggtttcattcctgtgtagactctctggtgttttgtgagggatgacttctgactgaagcttttattacactcagtgtagtgaaaatgtttcattcctgtgtggattctctggtgtattgtgaggtttaccttctgactgaaacttttattacactcagtgcagtgaaagggttcaTTTTCTCTGGTATATTTTGACGtttcccttctgactgaagcttttattacactcagtgcagttaaAGGggcttcattcctgtgtggacgcTCTGGTGTTTTATGAGTGTTGACTTCTGACTGAAGGTTTtactacactcagtgcagtgaaagggtttcattcctgtgtggattctctggtgtacatTGAGGTTTCCCTTCTCAGTGAAACTTTTACCACAATCAGCACATATGAATGGCTTCACACCcaaatggattctctggtgtattatgAGGGCTGCCTTCCgcttgaagcttttattacactcagtgcagtgaaagggctTCATTTCTGTGTGgactctctggtgttttgtgagggttgacttctgactgaagtttttattacactcagtgcagtgaaagggtttcagtcctgtgtggattctctggtgtatacTGAGGTTTCCCTTCTCAGTGAAACTTTTACCACAATCAGCACATATGAATGGCTTCACACCcaagtggattctctggtgtactgtTAACTTTGACttctgattgaagcttttattacactcagtacagttaaagggcttcattcctgtgtggacacTCTGGTGTCGTATGAAGGTTGACTTCTGACTGAagcatttattacactcagtgcagtgaaagggtttcattcctgtgtggattctctgatgtattGTGAGGTATGCCTTCTGACTgaatcttttattacactcagtgcagtgaaagggtttcattcctgtgtgtcttctctggtgttttgtgaggattgacttctgactgaagcttttattacacttagtgcagtgaaagggtttcagtcCTGTGTGGACTCTCTGGTGTATATTGAGGCTTCCCTTCTCAGTGAAACATTTACCACAGTCAGCACATATGAATGGCTTCACACCcaagtggattctctggtgtactgtTAACTTTGACttctgattgaagcttttattacactcagaacagTTAAAGggcttcattcctgtgtggacacTCTGGTGTCGTATGAGGGCTGACTTCTGACTGAagcatttattacactcagtgcagtgaaagggtttaatttctgtgtggattctctggtgttttgtgagggttgacctctgactgaagcttttattacactcagtgcagtgaaagggtttcaatcctgtgtggattctctggtgtatttcgAGGTTTCCCTTCTCAGTGAAACTTTTACCACAGTCAGCACATATGAATGGCTTCACACCcaagtggattctctggtgtattatgAGGGCTGCCTTCCgcttgaagcttttattacactcagaacagTTAAAGggcttcattcctgtgtggacacTCTGGTGTCGTATGAGAGTTGACTTCCGACTGAagcatttattacactcagtgcagtgaaagggttttatttctgtgtggattctctggtgttttgtgagggttgacttctgacagaagcttttatcacactcagaacatgtaaatggcttcactcctatgtggattctctggtgtgtcgTGAGGACTGGCATCTGACTAAAGcaattacactcagtacagttaaatggtttcactcctgtgtggattctcttgtgcattgtgaggtttgttTTCCAACAAGCGCTTGTACCACTATCAGCACAAGTATACAATCTCTTGTTTTTCTGGTCTTTCAAGAAGTTTGCCTTCTTGCAAAAGACTTTTTCAGCTTTAGTAGAAGCGATCAATTTCTCACCAGTTTGCATTTTATTATAATCTGTGAAAGCATCTTTATGACTGAAATTTTTTATATATCCAGTACTGGAAACTAGTGTCTCTCCTAGGTAGAATTTTGCATTTCCGATGAAGTTTTCTTCTTGATTGAAGTTTTGGTCACAACCAGGATATGAAGATAATCTCTCATTAGTCttgtttttctggtattttgtaatattttctcTATTGGGGAagcttttcccatattctgtACTTGTATACACTCTAGTTTTATGAAGAATTTCTTTTATGCACGTTTTCTGTTGTCCTTGTGGTTCTCTCTTTTGACAGACGTTTTTCCCATAGTTCCTACATGtagatggtctctcttcagtatcggatccaGGATGTGATTTCAGAGTTAAATGATCGCCAAGGAATATCTCACATACATCACATAAACATCTTTGATTTCTCATCGGTATGATATTACTGGTACTGGTACTGTGTTCACACGGAGCTGAGCCTTCTGTTGAATGGTTTTGCTTATTTACATTTTTTCCCGTTTTTCCCCAGTCAGAACAGGAAgaagtctcctctttctctctttctgataacatcttttcCCTTTTAGGTttctcactgagcttccagtCATGTGTCTTTGTATTACTGCTTCTGGGATCATCtttttctataaataaataaatatataagagcATTGCAGATTATTGTAGGAGAACAGTTTAGTAATACAATAACCCTTCATaaatctgccccctcccccacacacaatcAAGCTGATATTTCTTTTTAGTAATATCTTTATTAGAATTACACAATGATAAGAACAATAATATCTGTAAGAAGAGATATAACAGTATAGCGTGGTAATTTTTCAAGTTTCATCCCCCCCTCTTCTTCACAGCAGTCTGATCCGCAAATAATAGAGCAAAACCTTACCACCCTCCACCCTTTCCTAAAGTCCATACTTCAAGTTATAGGTTCAGCAAGTAGCTACGAGCATGATGTGACAAGCGATCCCACCCTGAGGACCAAGTTTGCTGAAAAGACTTCCAGGCTCCAGGAGGCAGCTGACTGGTGTCTAGTCTTCATTAGATCGACAAGTTCATTCCTCCAAGCAGCCTGTCTCCAACACATCAAAATATTCTTTTTGGATTAAAAAATAAGCCTTATGCAGCAGACAATTAGGGCCCGATCACAGACCCAAGGAAACAAAATTTCAAGAACTAAATGTCCGCCCAGAGAGGCAGGCGTCTACCCAGTATTACTGAAAGATGCATTTTCACCTGCATCCAGAAAGGTCTTATTAAGGAGCAGGTACAGAACAGGTGTACTAATGTAGCCGGCTCAGCTGTACAACAAGGGCATTCTGCCGTTGCCACCATTTGAGCTAGAAAGGCCCGATCGGGGGAAATGTAACGTGTAAGACGCTTCAGGTGTTTCATGAGCAAACGCAGCTGATCACTCATAACTACTGAAGGCCCCGACTGGTTCTAAGATCAACAAGGCCCCCTCCACCCTTCCTATCCACAAAAGGATCCATTGCAATATTAAAGCCCCTCAGAACAAAAAGAGGGAAATGTAGATATGGCGTCACAACTTTAATCAGTGTTTGAAAGAAGGAGAAAGCGAAAACATTAGGGACACAGACATTAAGAATGAGCCCTGAACAGTCCAATGCACCTCCCGTCCCACCAGCACCTTATGAATCCTGCTATGGTATTGATATACTGATCATGAGTACTACCACCCCTGCAAGTACGCTTCAATTTTTGATGTTCCTCATCATTTAGGTGGGTTTCCTGAAGACAGGCTTTTTCCTTTCACTCCTGTAAGATCTTTGTCCTCTTAATGGGCAAATTAATACCTGCCACATTCCAAGAACAATCTCTCAAGACTCATCCAGAACAAAAAGAACAGATTTTCCCAGGGTCTCCCAGTGCCCAGGTTCTCCCCATCATACCACAGATCATTAGCCATCCACACAAGCAAACCTGTAGTACAACTTCCAACCCCCAAAACAGTGTTCCCACCCAACCTCCCCCCAAAGCCCTTAACCCAGTCTTACACATATCCAGAGAAAGACTCCCCTGTGAACCACCTCCAATCCAAGCTCATACACACAAATCATCCCCCAAAcataccatccccaaacccaGCTCTTCACTAGACAACTCAGCAGTCAAACCCAAAGCAAGACTGGAGATCACAAAACAACAGATCCCAACAAAATTACTCCCTCATTAAGTTTCTCGGATAGCGTCCACACTCTAAGGGACGCTGAAATAGCTAGACCACATGCAACAAGCCTCTGATAGAGACTAGAGAGAAAGTAATTAATCCGAGCTATAAAATcaggcacataagcaccgccatagtgggaaaagaccaagggtccatcaagcccagcatcctgtctctgacagcggccaatccaggcttcaagaacccggcaaccccccccccccccccaaaaaaaaaaaaattaataaatgttCAACGGACTTTTcattcaggaatctgtccaaaccccccttaaactctgtaaggccagccgttgccaccacattctccggcaacgagttccagagtccaactacacgctgagtaaagaaaatctttctcctatttgtttaaatctaccatattctagcttcatcgtgttcccctggttctattattgtttgaaaatgtaaacaaatgcttcacatctatccgctctacactccactcattattttgtagacttctatcatgtcacccctcaaccgtcttttctccaagctgaagagccctaaccttcttagcctttcctcatagggaagtcgttccatcccttttatcattttcgtcacccttctctgcaccttctccaattcctttatatcttttttgagatgcggcgaaaagacttggacacaatattcgaagtgaggtcgcaccatggagcgatacaatggcattataacatccccgagaaaataaaggctaaagagttggcgttccagaaatacaaaaaaactcaagaaaaggaacacgaggaggaataccggatgaaactgaaagaagccaagagagagatacgtctggcgaaagtgcaaacggaagaacaaatggcaagaaatgtaagaaggggtggcaaaattttcttcaggtatattagtgaaaggagaatgactaaaaagggaattgtgagactaaaagatactgcgaatcgctatgtggataatgatgaagaaaaagcaaatttgctaaatagatacttctgttctgtttttacagaagaaaatcctggagaaggaccacgatggactggaaaaagcactaatgagattgaagtggatagagcaccattcacggaagagagtgtgtatgaacaacttgaaaagctaaaggtggtcAAAGCCATGGGacaggatgggatccaccctaggatattgagggagctcagaaaggttctagcgggttctcttaaagatttgtttaatatatccttgcagacgggagaggttctgagggattggagaatggcggaggtggtccctcttcacaaaagtggtgatagggaagaactactactactactactactatttagcatttctatagcgctacaaggcatacgcagcgctgcacaaacatagaagaaagacagtccctgctcaaagagcttacaatctaatagacaaaaaataaaaaataagcaaatcaaatcaattaatgtgaacgggaaggaagagaggagggtaggtggaggcgagtggttacaagtggttacgagtcaaaggcaatgttaaagaggtgggctttcagtctagatttaaaggtggccaaggatggggcaagacgtaggggctcaggaagtttattccaggcgtagggtgcagcgagacagaaggcgcgaagtctggagttggcagtagtggagaagggaacagataagaaggatttatccatggagcggagtgcacgggaaggggtgtagggaaggacgagtgtggagagatactggggagcagcagagtgaataaatttataggttagtagaagaagtttgaacaggatgcgaaaacggatagggagccagtgaagggtcttgaggagaggggtagtatgagtaaagcgaccctggcggaagatgagacgggcagcagagttttgaaccgactggagaggggagaggtgactaagtgggaggccagcaagaagcagaatgcagtagtctaaacgagaggtgacaagggtgtggatgagggttttggtagagtgctcggaaagaaaggggcggattttacggatgttgtaaagaaagaaacgacaggtcttggcggtctgctggatatgagcagagaaggagagagaagagtcaaagatgaccccaaggtttcgagctgaggagacagggagaatgagagagccatcaacagaaatagaaaacggggggagtggggaggtgggtttgggggggaaaatgagaagctcggttttggtcatatttaatttcaggtggcgttgagacatccaggcagcaatgtcagacaagcacgctgaaactttggtttggatgcaaggtgagatatcaggggtagaaaggtagatttgggagtcatcagcatagagatggtaggaaaagccatgggatgagat
This genomic interval from Microcaecilia unicolor chromosome 1, aMicUni1.1, whole genome shotgun sequence contains the following:
- the LOC115466222 gene encoding zinc finger protein 84-like, with translation MKPFNCSECNKSFKRKAALIIHQRIHLGVKPFICADCGKSFTEKGNLEIHQRIHTGLKPFHCTECNKSFSQRSTLTKHQRIHTEIKPFHCTECNKCFSQKSALIRHQSVHTGMKPFNCSECNKSFNQKSKLTVHQRIHLGVKPFICADCGKCFTEKGSLNIHQRVHTGLKPFHCTKCNKSFSQKSILTKHQRRHTGMKPFHCTECNKRFSQKAYLTIHQRIHTGMKPFHCTECNKCFSQKSTFIRHQSVHTGMKPFNCTECNKSFNQKSKLTVHQRIHLGVKPFICADCGKSFTEKGNLSIHQRIHTGLKPFHCTECNKNFSQKSTLTKHQRVHTEMKPFHCTECNKSFKRKAALIIHQRIHLGVKPFICADCGKSFTEKGNLNVHQRIHTGMKPFHCTECSKTFSQKSTLIKHQSVHTGMKPL